The stretch of DNA GTTTGTTGGACCGGTCAACGGCATCGTCGCCGTATTTCTCGCGCACTTCCTTGCCATAGGCCTGCTCATTATCGTCAATCAGCTTTTGCTTGAAGCCTGCAAATTTCTCGGTATCGCTCATTGAAATCTTTCCTTCCTTGTCGGCCAGCGTCTTCTCTACATTCGAGATCAGCAGGTCGAGTTGTTTTCTTTTCTCCAGCAGCCTGTCATGATGCTCCTTAAGCGCTTTCGTTCCGTCGAACGAGGGCGAGGTCACGATTGCCTTGATGTTCTCCAGACTGAGGCCCAGCTCGCGGTAAAATAAAATCTGCTGCAGCAGATCGACCTCGGGACGGCCATAGATGCGGTAGCCGGAGGAGTTAATTCGGGCCGGTTTCAAAATCCCGAACTCATCGTAATAACGCAGCGTGCGCGCGCTGATTCCCGCAAGTAATGCGAGTTTTTGCACTGTGTATTCCGTGATGGCACCTCCTCACAAACTCAATGTACACCTTTACGCTGCGTCAATGTCAAACGTTTTATGTC from Paenibacillus sophorae encodes:
- a CDS encoding MerR family transcriptional regulator; protein product: MQKLALLAGISARTLRYYDEFGILKPARINSSGYRIYGRPEVDLLQQILFYRELGLSLENIKAIVTSPSFDGTKALKEHHDRLLEKRKQLDLLISNVEKTLADKEGKISMSDTEKFAGFKQKLIDDNEQAYGKEVREKYGDDAVDRSNKQLLNMTEEQFKAIQKVEQEMFASLAEGMNTGDPAGEPAQHAADLHRQWLTSHWGTYSPEAHAGVTQMYVDDERFTAYYDKHKPGLALFLRDAVLIYTAKRN